The following proteins are co-located in the Streptococcus downei MFe28 genome:
- a CDS encoding biotin transporter BioY — protein sequence MKTKDIVAVAMITTLLVVLSYIPAIPLGFIPVPIVLQNLGVMLAGCLLGGKKGSLSVLLLFLVGLVIPAFSGFSTTIKVFIGPTAGYVWAWLFVPLLIDWGLSGLQKKTPLKVFAIIWLAGVLFVDLLGGLYLAVYSGMPLFAAVVSSSLAFIPGDSLKVLLASLIYGRFHKISEKN from the coding sequence ATGAAAACCAAAGATATCGTTGCTGTAGCCATGATTACCACCCTCTTGGTGGTTCTCAGCTATATTCCAGCTATTCCGCTGGGCTTTATCCCAGTCCCCATTGTCCTGCAAAATTTAGGTGTTATGCTGGCTGGCTGTCTTTTAGGTGGAAAAAAAGGCAGTCTCTCCGTGCTTCTTCTCTTTCTGGTTGGTCTAGTCATCCCTGCCTTTTCAGGCTTTTCTACAACGATAAAGGTCTTCATTGGGCCTACGGCGGGCTATGTCTGGGCCTGGCTCTTTGTCCCACTTTTGATAGATTGGGGATTGTCTGGCTTGCAAAAAAAGACACCCCTCAAGGTCTTTGCTATTATCTGGTTGGCAGGGGTCCTCTTTGTTGACCTGCTTGGTGGCCTATATTTAGCGGTTTATAGTGGTATGCCCCTCTTTGCAGCAGTCGTCTCTAGTAGTCTAGCTTTTATTCCAGGAGATAGCCTCAAGGTCTTGCTGGCCAGTCTTATTTACGGTCGTTTTCATAAAATTTCAGAAAAAAATTAG